One window of Persephonella sp. genomic DNA carries:
- the lysA gene encoding diaminopimelate decarboxylase, whose translation MGNSFSHYFPYIENELHCENVSLKKIAKDIGTPFYVYSKNAILDKINRYKKAFQNYPTLICYAAKANSNLSILEIFRENGLGLDIVSGGELYRGLKAGFDPKKIVYAGVGKTDKELLEAVKAGILSFNVESFMEIEVIDRIAGSFGKKANISIRINPDVNPKTHPYISTGLRESKFGIDMEDALKAYEIALKKKNLNVVGIHCHIGSQIMDVSPYKEAVEKTVELVFKLKKIGIELEHIDIGGGLGIKYRPEDRPPEPEDLARIVIPVVKETGLKLIVEPGRSLIGEAGALVSQVLFLKDKGEKHFIIIDSGMNDLLRPAMYNAYHHILPVTKKKKKVVADIVGPICETGDFFAVDREIDDLQRGDYLAVMSAGAYGFSMSSNYNSRPRAAEVLVDGNEYFVIRERESYSYIIEPEIKALQKTSGEVE comes from the coding sequence ATGGGAAACTCTTTCAGCCATTATTTTCCTTACATTGAGAATGAGCTTCACTGCGAAAATGTTTCATTAAAAAAAATAGCTAAAGATATAGGAACACCATTTTATGTTTACAGTAAAAATGCAATTTTAGATAAAATAAACAGGTATAAAAAAGCTTTCCAGAACTACCCAACCCTTATATGCTATGCTGCAAAGGCAAACTCTAACCTTTCTATTCTTGAGATATTTAGGGAAAACGGTCTTGGTCTTGATATTGTTTCAGGAGGAGAGCTTTACAGAGGACTGAAAGCTGGATTTGACCCAAAAAAGATAGTTTATGCAGGGGTTGGTAAAACAGATAAAGAGCTTTTAGAAGCTGTAAAAGCTGGTATTCTCTCATTTAATGTTGAGAGCTTCATGGAAATTGAAGTTATTGACCGTATAGCCGGTAGTTTTGGGAAAAAAGCAAACATTTCAATAAGAATAAATCCAGACGTAAACCCTAAAACACACCCATACATATCAACAGGATTAAGAGAGAGCAAGTTTGGAATAGACATGGAAGATGCCCTTAAGGCTTATGAGATAGCTTTAAAGAAAAAAAATTTAAATGTGGTCGGTATTCATTGTCATATCGGCTCACAGATAATGGATGTTTCTCCATACAAAGAAGCTGTTGAAAAAACTGTTGAGCTTGTTTTTAAACTAAAAAAAATAGGGATTGAGCTGGAACATATTGATATTGGTGGAGGGCTTGGAATTAAGTATAGACCAGAAGACAGACCTCCTGAGCCTGAAGATCTTGCAAGGATAGTTATTCCTGTCGTAAAAGAAACAGGCTTAAAACTTATTGTTGAGCCGGGAAGGTCTTTGATAGGTGAGGCAGGTGCTTTGGTATCACAGGTTTTATTCCTTAAAGACAAAGGTGAAAAACATTTTATTATTATAGACTCTGGAATGAATGATCTGCTGAGACCAGCAATGTACAATGCTTATCACCATATTCTGCCTGTTACAAAAAAGAAAAAAAAGGTAGTTGCAGACATAGTCGGTCCCATATGTGAAACAGGTGATTTTTTTGCTGTTGATAGGGAGATTGATGATCTCCAAAGAGGTGATTATCTTGCCGTTATGAGTGCAGGAGCCTACGGCTTTTCAATGTCTTCAAATTACAATTCAAGACCCAGAGCTGCAGAGGTGCTTGTTGATGGGAACGAATATTTTGTAATCAGGGAAAGGGAAAGCTACAGCTACATAATAGAACCTGAAATAAAAGCCCTTCAAAAAACTTCAGGAGAGGTGGAATAG
- the minD gene encoding septum site-determining protein MinD produces MARVIVVTSGKGGVGKTTVTANIATALASMGKKVLTIDADIGLRNLDMILGLENRIVYDIVDVVEGRVLPKKAFVKDKRGLPLFLLPAAQTKDKDAVKPQQLQAIVDEVREDFDYIFIDSPAGIESGFKTAATPADEALIVTNPEVSSVRDADRIIGLLEKMEKEKMRLIINRIKIHQVRKGEMLSVEDVEEILQIPKVGIVPDEEKMVDFTNKGEPIVLHESEYPAAKALVNIARRLEGEEVPFNELEFKKGFFARLFGR; encoded by the coding sequence ATGGCAAGAGTTATAGTCGTAACTTCAGGAAAAGGTGGGGTTGGGAAAACAACTGTAACAGCCAACATAGCAACGGCTCTTGCATCTATGGGTAAAAAGGTTCTGACAATAGATGCTGATATAGGTCTGAGAAATCTGGATATGATACTTGGTCTTGAAAACAGGATAGTTTATGATATCGTTGATGTTGTTGAAGGGAGGGTTCTTCCAAAAAAAGCCTTTGTAAAAGATAAAAGAGGACTTCCTTTATTCCTCCTTCCTGCTGCACAGACAAAGGACAAAGATGCTGTTAAACCACAGCAGCTACAGGCAATAGTTGATGAGGTAAGAGAAGATTTTGATTATATATTCATAGATTCTCCTGCCGGTATAGAAAGCGGTTTTAAAACAGCTGCAACCCCAGCTGATGAGGCTTTGATCGTAACAAATCCGGAAGTTTCTTCAGTAAGAGATGCAGATAGGATAATTGGACTTCTTGAGAAAATGGAAAAGGAAAAAATGAGACTGATAATAAACAGGATAAAAATCCATCAGGTTAGAAAAGGTGAGATGCTTTCTGTAGAAGATGTCGAAGAGATTTTACAAATTCCAAAAGTGGGTATAGTTCCTGATGAGGAAAAAATGGTTGATTTTACCAACAAGGGAGAACCTATAGTTCTCCATGAAAGTGAGTATCCTGCTGCAAAAGCCCTTGTTAACATAGCAAGAAGACTTGAAGGTGAAGAAGTTCCATTTAACGAGCTTGAATTTAAAAAAGGATTTTTTGCCAGATTATTCGGGAGGTAA
- the sdhA gene encoding succinate dehydrogenase flavoprotein subunit, translating into MLSYDVLIVGAGGGGLMAALEASKAKDLKIGVITKVYPTRSHTGAAQGGINAALANVDPSDNPEVHTFDTVKGSDYLGDQDAIEYMCTQAPKIIYELEHLGVPFSRLPDGRIAQRPFGGAGFPRTCYAADKTGHVILHTLYEQCLKNDVEFLNEWFVKELLVDNGEAKGVVAIDIRNGEVHVIKAKAVIFATGGYARVYWVRNTNAIGSTGDGMAICYRAGIPLKDMEFVQFHPTGLRSTGILVTEGARGEGGYLINNKGERFMEKYAPSKMELAPRDLVSRAMETEIIEGRGWGEGMMAYVHLDLRHLGAKKIKERLPQIRMLAIDFEGVDPIEEPIPVRPTAHYSMGGIHVEDYKSSMTPVKGVYAVGECACVSVHGANRLGGNSLLDIVVFGKPAGAHAVEYARNKPEDNSYNYKAEEERARKEVEELLKKEGTENINDIRMEMSQTMWDKVGIFREEKPMQEAIEKIKELKERYKNLAPGDSGKLFNTALINYLELGHLLDLAEVIAITAEMRKESRGAHARRDYPERDDENFLKHSLSYYTEDGPKVEYSEVRITKYQPQERKY; encoded by the coding sequence ATGCTTAGTTATGATGTTTTAATCGTAGGTGCAGGCGGCGGCGGATTAATGGCAGCACTTGAAGCAAGTAAAGCAAAAGATCTTAAAATTGGAGTGATAACAAAGGTTTATCCTACAAGATCACATACAGGAGCTGCTCAGGGTGGAATAAATGCAGCACTTGCTAATGTTGATCCTTCTGACAACCCTGAGGTTCATACTTTTGATACTGTTAAAGGTTCTGACTACCTTGGTGATCAGGACGCTATAGAGTATATGTGCACACAGGCTCCAAAAATAATATACGAACTTGAACACCTCGGGGTTCCATTTTCAAGGCTCCCAGACGGAAGGATAGCCCAGAGACCTTTTGGAGGTGCTGGTTTTCCAAGAACATGTTATGCAGCAGACAAAACAGGACACGTTATCCTCCATACGCTGTATGAACAATGTCTGAAAAATGATGTTGAGTTTTTAAACGAATGGTTTGTAAAAGAGCTTCTGGTTGACAACGGAGAAGCTAAAGGTGTTGTTGCTATAGATATAAGAAATGGGGAAGTTCATGTAATAAAAGCAAAAGCTGTTATATTTGCAACAGGGGGATATGCAAGGGTTTACTGGGTTAGGAATACAAACGCCATCGGTTCCACAGGAGACGGTATGGCTATATGCTACAGAGCAGGAATTCCCCTTAAAGACATGGAGTTTGTCCAGTTTCACCCTACTGGCTTAAGATCAACAGGAATACTTGTTACAGAAGGTGCAAGAGGTGAAGGTGGATATCTGATTAACAACAAAGGCGAAAGATTTATGGAAAAGTATGCCCCCAGCAAAATGGAACTTGCACCAAGGGATCTGGTTTCAAGGGCAATGGAGACTGAAATTATTGAAGGAAGAGGCTGGGGAGAAGGTATGATGGCTTATGTCCATCTTGATCTAAGACACCTTGGTGCAAAAAAGATAAAAGAAAGACTTCCACAGATAAGGATGCTTGCTATAGACTTTGAAGGGGTTGATCCTATTGAAGAACCTATTCCTGTAAGACCAACAGCCCATTACTCAATGGGCGGAATACATGTTGAGGATTACAAATCCTCTATGACACCGGTAAAAGGTGTTTATGCTGTTGGTGAGTGTGCATGTGTTTCTGTTCACGGTGCAAACAGACTTGGTGGAAATTCCCTCCTTGATATCGTTGTATTTGGAAAACCTGCAGGTGCTCACGCTGTTGAGTATGCAAGGAATAAACCTGAAGATAACTCTTATAACTATAAAGCTGAAGAAGAAAGGGCAAGAAAAGAGGTAGAGGAACTTCTCAAAAAAGAAGGAACAGAAAATATCAACGACATCAGAATGGAAATGTCCCAGACAATGTGGGACAAAGTCGGAATATTCAGGGAAGAAAAACCAATGCAGGAAGCTATAGAAAAGATAAAAGAGCTGAAAGAAAGATATAAAAATCTTGCCCCAGGAGACAGCGGAAAGCTGTTTAACACAGCTCTTATTAACTATCTTGAGCTTGGACACCTTCTTGATCTTGCTGAAGTTATCGCTATAACAGCAGAGATGAGAAAAGAATCAAGAGGAGCCCACGCAAGAAGGGATTATCCTGAGAGAGATGATGAAAACTTCCTGAAACATTCCCTCTCA
- the hisG gene encoding ATP phosphoribosyltransferase, which produces MVRKLPQNRLTVALPKGRLFDQVISIFASAGIIENLIKQDSRKLILQTDKFNFLLVRAKDVPVYVEYGVADIGVAGDDLLFETKPDVYIPVDLGVGACTIMVAGLPEDRDKYFSNPTSLKVATKYPNIARDFFGKKGIKVQIIELYGSIELAPLVGLADFIVDIVETGRTLRENGLVVLEEISPSSAKLIVNRASYKTKNEEVMPLIEKLENTLVKG; this is translated from the coding sequence ATGGTGAGGAAACTTCCTCAAAATAGGCTGACGGTGGCTCTGCCTAAAGGGAGACTTTTTGATCAGGTTATCTCAATTTTTGCCTCTGCAGGGATAATAGAAAACCTGATAAAACAGGACTCCAGAAAGCTTATTTTACAGACAGATAAATTCAATTTTTTACTGGTAAGGGCTAAAGATGTTCCGGTTTATGTGGAATACGGCGTCGCAGATATAGGGGTTGCAGGTGACGATCTTTTATTTGAGACGAAACCAGACGTGTATATACCTGTTGATCTTGGTGTGGGTGCATGCACGATAATGGTTGCCGGACTTCCTGAAGACAGGGATAAATATTTTTCTAATCCAACATCATTAAAAGTGGCAACAAAATATCCTAATATTGCAAGGGATTTTTTTGGAAAAAAAGGGATAAAGGTTCAGATTATAGAGCTTTATGGTTCAATAGAGCTTGCTCCACTTGTTGGACTTGCGGATTTTATTGTGGATATTGTTGAAACAGGAAGAACTCTCAGGGAAAACGGGCTTGTGGTATTAGAAGAGATAAGCCCTTCCTCTGCGAAACTTATAGTTAACAGAGCAAGCTATAAAACGAAAAACGAAGAAGTTATGCCTTTAATAGAAAAACTTGAAAACACTCTTGTTAAGGGGTAA
- the purD gene encoding phosphoribosylamine--glycine ligase, whose amino-acid sequence MKVLVVGNGGREHALAWKIKQSPLLTKLYAARGNAGIWQIAEKVDISPTDVEKLVDFARKEKIDLTVVGPEQPLSEGIVDAFEQAGLRIFGHKKNAAILEASKVFAKNFMKKYGIPTAFYETFDNEKDAVDFIKKMGTPIVIKADGLAAGKGVVIANTEKEAIETVKDMFGGRFGEASKRIVIEEFLEGEEASYIAMVDGEKLVPMATSQDHKRVFDGDKGPNTGGMGAYSPAPVITPEIEKQILEKIMYPTLKGMKAEGRQMRGFLYAGLMIGPKGINVLEFNVRMGDPETQPIMRRLESDLLQHMLDILDGKIDSVQPEWSNRWSIGVVMASKGYPGKYEKGFEITGIEKAEEDPDIVVFHAGTDLKDGKLITAGGRVLTVTAVGNTLMEAKEKVYKAIDKIHFEGAHYRKDIGDKGIKRILKQDL is encoded by the coding sequence ATGAAAGTTCTTGTTGTTGGAAATGGAGGAAGAGAGCATGCCCTCGCATGGAAAATAAAACAAAGTCCTCTTCTCACTAAGCTCTATGCTGCCAGAGGAAATGCCGGGATATGGCAGATAGCTGAAAAAGTAGATATATCCCCTACAGATGTTGAAAAACTGGTTGACTTTGCAAGAAAAGAAAAGATTGATCTCACAGTTGTTGGTCCAGAACAGCCCCTTTCAGAAGGAATAGTTGATGCATTTGAACAGGCAGGATTAAGAATATTTGGGCACAAAAAAAATGCTGCCATCTTGGAAGCAAGCAAGGTATTTGCCAAAAACTTTATGAAAAAATACGGAATACCTACGGCATTTTATGAAACATTTGATAATGAGAAAGATGCTGTAGATTTCATTAAAAAGATGGGAACACCTATAGTAATAAAAGCAGACGGCCTTGCTGCCGGGAAAGGTGTTGTTATAGCAAACACAGAAAAGGAAGCTATAGAAACAGTCAAAGATATGTTTGGAGGAAGGTTTGGTGAGGCAAGCAAGAGGATAGTTATAGAGGAGTTTCTTGAAGGGGAGGAAGCATCATATATAGCTATGGTTGACGGGGAAAAACTTGTTCCTATGGCAACTTCTCAGGATCACAAAAGGGTTTTTGACGGGGATAAAGGACCGAACACAGGAGGTATGGGAGCTTACTCACCAGCACCGGTGATAACACCTGAGATAGAAAAACAGATACTTGAAAAGATTATGTATCCTACTCTAAAGGGAATGAAAGCTGAAGGAAGGCAGATGAGAGGATTTCTTTACGCAGGTCTGATGATAGGTCCAAAAGGTATAAATGTTCTTGAGTTTAATGTCAGAATGGGAGATCCAGAAACACAGCCTATAATGAGGAGGCTTGAGAGTGATCTATTACAGCATATGCTTGATATTCTTGATGGAAAAATAGATAGCGTTCAACCTGAATGGAGCAACAGATGGTCAATAGGGGTTGTTATGGCATCAAAAGGTTATCCCGGAAAGTATGAAAAAGGGTTTGAGATAACAGGGATTGAAAAAGCAGAGGAAGATCCGGATATTGTCGTTTTTCACGCAGGGACAGATCTGAAAGATGGAAAACTTATCACAGCAGGTGGAAGGGTTTTAACAGTGACAGCCGTCGGTAATACACTTATGGAAGCAAAAGAAAAAGTCTACAAAGCTATAGATAAGATACATTTTGAAGGTGCCCATTACAGAAAAGATATAGGAGACAAAGGGATAAAAAGAATTCTTAAGCAGGATTTATAG
- the minE gene encoding cell division topological specificity factor MinE, whose amino-acid sequence MSIFDLFKRKRSSEVAKKRLMMVLSYERQGLPPNFADILQEDLIQVFSKYPQFDSKSIEVELKNDGEVDQLWISIPFAKGRRQ is encoded by the coding sequence ATGTCTATATTTGATCTTTTTAAAAGGAAGAGATCTTCCGAGGTTGCCAAAAAAAGATTAATGATGGTTCTTTCTTATGAAAGGCAGGGACTACCTCCTAATTTTGCAGATATACTTCAGGAAGATCTTATCCAGGTTTTTTCCAAGTATCCCCAGTTTGATTCAAAAAGTATAGAAGTTGAGCTTAAAAATGATGGAGAAGTTGATCAGCTCTGGATCAGCATACCTTTTGCAAAAGGAAGAAGGCAGTAA
- the minC gene encoding septum site-determining protein MinC — MGLEIKGVTVPALLIRLDGGKTFEENLKELEEKLSSTFFKGSVSILDLSDSDLSEEQIEKLENILKKYNTRVLGYKAENKKPERKIPEITEKKSLKIINKTVRSGQRIEYDGDVLVIGDVNPDAYIIASGNIIVMGTLRGIVHAGANGDETAVVMALKLIPQQLRIGSFFTRSPDNPEVPEHPEKAYIENNQIVIERIK; from the coding sequence TTGGGATTAGAGATTAAGGGAGTCACTGTTCCGGCTTTACTTATCAGATTAGATGGTGGAAAAACCTTTGAAGAAAATCTTAAAGAACTTGAGGAAAAATTATCATCAACTTTTTTTAAAGGTTCAGTCTCTATACTTGATTTGTCTGATTCGGACCTTTCTGAAGAACAGATAGAAAAATTAGAAAATATTCTGAAAAAGTACAATACCAGAGTTTTAGGTTACAAAGCAGAAAACAAAAAGCCTGAAAGAAAAATACCTGAAATAACAGAAAAAAAATCCCTCAAAATAATAAACAAGACTGTAAGAAGCGGTCAGAGAATAGAGTATGATGGAGATGTTCTTGTTATTGGAGATGTAAATCCTGATGCTTACATAATAGCTTCTGGGAACATAATAGTTATGGGAACTTTAAGAGGGATAGTCCATGCAGGGGCAAATGGAGATGAAACAGCTGTTGTTATGGCATTAAAACTGATACCTCAACAGCTCAGGATTGGAAGCTTTTTTACCCGCTCTCCAGACAATCCAGAAGTGCCTGAGCATCCAGAAAAGGCATACATAGAAAATAACCAGATTGTGATAGAAAGAATTAAATAA